Proteins encoded together in one Ictidomys tridecemlineatus isolate mIctTri1 chromosome 3, mIctTri1.hap1, whole genome shotgun sequence window:
- the Krtap12-3 gene encoding keratin-associated protein 12-3 — protein sequence MCHTSCSSGCQPACCLPSPCQATCCVPVSCRPTVCVPVRCQVACCAPVSCRPIVCVAPSCQSSVCLPVSCRPSVCVAPCCQSSGCCQPPCPTLLCRPVSCSTPACC from the coding sequence atGTGCCACACCAGCTGCTCCTCAGGCTGCCAGCCAGCCTGCTGcctgcccagcccctgccagGCGACCTGCTGCGTGCCCGTGAGCTGCAGGCCCACTGTGTGTGTGCCCGTGAGGTGCCAGGTGGCCTGCTGTGCGCCCGTGAGCTGCAGGCCCATCGTGTGTGTGGCCCCCTCCTGCCAGTCCTCCGTGTGCCTTCCCGTGAGCTGCCGTCCTTCCGTGTGTGTGGCCCCCTGCTGCCAGTCCTCGGGGTGCTGCCAgcccccctgccccaccctcctctGCAGACCCGTCTCCTGTAGCACCCCCGCCTGCTGCTGA
- the LOC101965984 gene encoding uncharacterized protein LOC101965984, with protein MTRWEPRPPDGHRSTAMSTTHPSPPGPGWSPSLSSCPLLSVSGPSLGSGNLTEAAQDTGGATRASKAPGSSQGAELQEGAISHGAKQSSHSNSSHVSVAQAEEASQEDPAELPCCPDAQPAYKGCQGRRRQTSPPPPQHQPASATMCHTSCSSGCQPACCLPSPCQATCCVPVSCRPTVCVPVSCRPIVCVAPSCQSSVCLPVSCSPSVCVAPCCQSSGCCQPPCPTLLCRPVSCSTPACC; from the exons ATGACCCGATGGGAGCCCCGTCCCCCTGATGGGCACAGGAGCACCGCCATGTCCACCACCCACCCTTCCCCTCCTGGCCCAGGATGGTCTCCGAGCCTCTCTTCTTGTCCGCTGCTCTCTGTCTCTGGCCCCTCCCTGGGCTCTGGGAATCTCacagaagcagctcaggacacgggTGGAGCCACCAGAGCCAGCAAGGCCCCGGGCAGTTCCCAGGGTGCAGAGCTCCAGGAAGGGGCCATTAGTCACGGGGCCAAGCAGAGCAGCCACAGCAACAGCAGCCATGTGAGCGTGGCCCAGGCCGAGGAAGCAAGCCAGGAAGACCCGGCTGAGCTTCCGTGTTGCCCGGACGCCCAGCCGGCATATAAGGGCTGCCAGGGGAGGAGGCGCCAGACCTCACCACCTCCTCCCCAGcaccagccagcctcagccaccatGTGCCACACCAGCTGCTCCTCAGGCTGCCAGCCGGCCTGCTGcctgcccagcccctgccagGCGACCTGCTGCGTGCCCGTGAGCTGCAGGCCcactgtgtgtgtgcctgtgag CTGCAGGCCCATCGTGTGTGTGGCCCCCTCCTGCCAGTCCTCCGTGTGCCTTCCCGTGAGCTGCAGTCCTTCCGTGTGTGTGGCCCCCTGCTGCCAGTCCTCGGGGTGCTGCCAgcccccctgccccaccctcctctGCAGACCCGTCTCCTGTAGCACCCCCGCCTGCTGCTGA